The following proteins come from a genomic window of Nothobranchius furzeri strain GRZ-AD chromosome 1, NfurGRZ-RIMD1, whole genome shotgun sequence:
- the LOC139071284 gene encoding uncharacterized protein, which produces MAASDGFPASFYGEPGVLGMLSNGISAFLVLLQNFSTAHTGIKPVGVENILAGVHLILIGGLCQLVAGLLSFRKYDHLSGTAFIGYAALWGSYGATRIYYGALFNNQTIPPVSEHMFNGSTTNIMVNTSLQNSTQCHLCVSIEESAIAGLIPYILLSFILAFCSATVNYIMPFVFGAITATLIFEAAALVTGPWALVVSGVLELLILIFAIYGSAALLIKGLTQRLVLKGFGTPLFNVLLLGTTNSTGAQKPGQEKKKNTKYAEPMALGFFCDSIAPFIVAFYSFGYMKSFGLGVAWVSIISVAQLFSSFMYLRY; this is translated from the exons ATGGCAGCCTCAGACGGTTTTCCTGCCAGTTTCTATGGAGAACCAGGAGTGTTAGGAATGTTATCCAATGGGATCAGCGCATTCCTTGTACTTCTACAGAACTTCAGCACAGCTCACACCGGCATTAAACCAGTTGGAGTGGAGAACATACTTGCAG GTGTTCATCTCATCCTGATTGGTGGTTTGTGCCAGCTGGTGGCTGGACTGCTCTCCTTTAGAAAGTACGATCACCTGAGTGGCACTGCCTTCATCGGCTACGCTGCCCTTTGGGGTAGCTATGGGGCGACCAGAATCTACTATGGTGCTTTATTTAACAATCAGACTATACCACCAGTGTCAGAGCACATGTTCAATGGTTCAACCACCAACATCATGGTCAACACTTCTCTTCAAAACTCAACACAGTGCCACTTATGTGTGTCCATAGAAGAGTCAGCCATTGCTGGTCTGATCCCTTATATCCTTCTGTCCTTTATCCTGGCATTTTGCTCTGCCACGGTCAACTACATCATGCCTTTTGTTTTTGGAGCCATCACGGCCACTTTGATCTTTGAAGCAGCAGCTCTGGTGACAGGTCCTTGGGCTCTGGTGGTCTCTGGGGTTCTGGAGCTGCTCATTTTGATCTTTGCCATCTACGGTTCAGCTGCTCTACTCATCAAAGGGCTGACTCAACGTCTAGTTCTTAAAGGCTTTGGGACCCCCCTCTTTAATGTTCTCCTGCTAGGAACCACCAACTCAACAGGTGCTCAGAAACCTGgtcaagagaagaagaagaacacaaaATATGCAGAGCCCATGGCCTTGGGTTTCTTCTGTGACTCTATTGCTCCCTTCATCGTTGCCTTCTACAGCTTTGGGTACATGAAATCGTTTGGTTTAGGAGTTGCATGGGTATCAATCATCTCAGTCGCCCAGCTGTTCTCCAGCTTTATGTATTTACGAtactga